One stretch of Anaerobranca californiensis DSM 14826 DNA includes these proteins:
- the glpX gene encoding class II fructose-bisphosphatase, whose translation MERELALEFIRVTEAAAIAAAPFMGRGDKDGADLAAVEAMRKAFDHVDIDGTVVIGEGEIDNAPMLYIGEKVGCGKEPKVDIAVDPIEGTTIVSKGLPNAIAVLAAGPGGTFLHAPDMYMDKLAVGPGARGVIDISKPIEENIIKVADALGKRVQDMTVAILDKPRHAERIERIRRLGCRINIFPDGDVAMAIATANEEPEIDLLTGIGGAPEGVIAAAALKCLDGDFQGILKPRNDEEIARAKEMGILDINKILTIDDLVKGDDIFFAATGITGGNLLNAVKIKNNIARTHSLVMRGKTGTIRYITAVHRLDKKQM comes from the coding sequence ATGGAAAGGGAATTAGCTTTAGAATTTATCAGAGTAACGGAAGCAGCTGCCATCGCTGCAGCACCCTTTATGGGTAGGGGAGATAAAGATGGGGCAGATCTAGCTGCTGTGGAAGCGATGAGAAAAGCCTTTGATCATGTAGATATCGATGGAACAGTTGTCATCGGTGAAGGGGAAATTGATAATGCTCCAATGCTCTATATAGGTGAAAAAGTAGGTTGTGGTAAAGAACCTAAAGTTGATATTGCAGTAGACCCCATAGAAGGGACTACCATAGTTTCAAAGGGCTTGCCTAATGCCATAGCAGTGTTAGCTGCTGGGCCAGGAGGTACATTTTTGCATGCTCCTGATATGTATATGGATAAATTAGCAGTAGGTCCAGGGGCAAGGGGTGTTATCGATATAAGTAAACCTATAGAGGAAAACATTATTAAAGTGGCTGATGCCCTTGGGAAAAGGGTACAAGATATGACAGTAGCAATACTGGATAAACCTAGACATGCAGAGAGAATAGAGAGAATAAGGAGATTAGGGTGTAGAATTAATATTTTCCCCGATGGAGATGTGGCTATGGCTATTGCTACAGCCAACGAAGAACCGGAAATCGACCTGTTAACAGGGATAGGGGGAGCACCGGAAGGAGTTATCGCTGCAGCAGCATTAAAGTGCTTAGATGGCGACTTTCAAGGGATATTAAAACCTAGAAATGATGAAGAAATTGCCAGGGCAAAGGAAATGGGAATTCTAGATATAAATAAAATATTAACTATTGATGATTTAGTAAAAGGTGATGATATATTTTTTGCAGCTACAGGTATTACTGGGGGAAATCTATTAAATGCTGTAAAGATAAAAAACAATATTGCTAGAACCCATTCTTTAGTAATGAGGGGTAAAACGGGAACAATAAGGTATATAACAGCTGTTCATAGATTAGACAAAAAGCAAATGTAA
- the fsa gene encoding fructose-6-phosphate aldolase: protein MRFFLDTANLEEIKEIYELGVIDGVTTNPSLVAKEGVDFHQRIKEIAEVVKGPISAEVIALDHDGMVKEARELASLAPNVVVKIPMTKEGLKAVKTLSGEGIKTNVTLIFSANQGILAANAGATYISPFIGRLDDIGHDGMELIKELVKVFDYYMIDTEIIAASVRHPLHCLKAMEAGAHIATVPAKVIEQMINHPMTDKGIAAFLADWEKTKK from the coding sequence ATGAGATTTTTTTTAGACACAGCAAACTTAGAGGAAATTAAAGAAATTTATGAATTAGGTGTTATCGACGGTGTAACTACTAACCCATCTTTAGTGGCAAAAGAAGGAGTAGATTTCCATCAGCGGATAAAAGAAATTGCCGAAGTAGTGAAAGGACCAATTAGTGCAGAGGTAATAGCTTTAGACCATGATGGTATGGTGAAAGAAGCTAGGGAATTGGCCAGCCTTGCTCCTAATGTTGTTGTAAAAATTCCCATGACTAAAGAAGGGCTTAAAGCTGTTAAAACTTTATCAGGGGAAGGGATTAAGACAAATGTAACCTTAATCTTTTCAGCAAATCAAGGAATTTTAGCAGCTAATGCTGGTGCCACTTATATTAGCCCCTTTATAGGTAGGTTAGATGATATAGGTCATGATGGGATGGAGTTAATTAAAGAATTAGTAAAGGTATTTGACTACTACATGATAGATACAGAAATTATCGCTGCTAGTGTCCGACATCCTTTGCACTGTTTAAAAGCTATGGAAGCAGGAGCCCATATTGCTACAGTTCCAGCAAAAGTAATTGAGCAAATGATTAACCATCCAATGACTGATAAAGGGATAGCTGCTTTCTTAGCAGATTGGGAAAAAACTAAAAAATAA
- the glpX gene encoding class II fructose-bisphosphatase encodes MERELALEFVRVTEAAALASARLMGRGLKDEADQAAVQAMRAMFDTVSMDGEVVIGEGEMDEAPMLYIGEKLGNKNGPRLDVAVDPVEGTNLVAKGLPNAIAVVATAPKGNLLHAPDMYMEKLATGPLGKGKVSLDKSPTENLKILAKTMNKRVQDLVAVILDRPRHQKIIEEVRKAGARVKLISDGDVAAAIATGYPSSGVDILFGIGGAPEGVLAAAALRCLGGEMQGRLVVEDKSQQERLKEMNITDPNKILNIYDLAGRDDVIFAATGITDGDLLKGVRFMGNIAFTESVVMRAQTGTIRTIFAQHCLDKKPKVYQNLIGY; translated from the coding sequence ATGGAGAGAGAATTGGCTTTAGAGTTTGTTCGCGTTACAGAAGCTGCTGCTTTAGCTTCAGCTAGGCTAATGGGAAGGGGTTTAAAAGATGAGGCTGACCAAGCTGCCGTTCAGGCAATGAGGGCTATGTTTGACACTGTTTCAATGGATGGAGAAGTGGTTATTGGTGAAGGGGAAATGGATGAAGCACCAATGCTATATATTGGTGAAAAATTAGGGAATAAAAATGGTCCCAGACTTGACGTGGCAGTAGATCCCGTTGAAGGTACTAACCTTGTGGCTAAAGGGCTTCCAAATGCTATTGCAGTGGTAGCTACGGCACCAAAGGGAAATTTATTACATGCTCCAGATATGTATATGGAAAAATTGGCTACTGGACCTTTGGGAAAGGGTAAAGTTAGTTTAGATAAAAGTCCTACAGAAAACTTGAAAATTTTAGCAAAGACAATGAATAAAAGGGTTCAAGATTTAGTAGCAGTTATTTTAGACCGTCCAAGGCACCAAAAAATTATTGAAGAAGTGAGGAAGGCAGGGGCAAGGGTTAAACTTATTTCAGATGGTGATGTGGCAGCAGCTATTGCCACTGGCTATCCCAGTTCAGGTGTTGATATTCTCTTTGGTATTGGAGGAGCACCGGAAGGGGTACTGGCTGCAGCGGCATTAAGGTGTTTAGGTGGAGAAATGCAAGGTCGGTTAGTGGTAGAAGATAAAAGTCAACAAGAGAGGCTAAAGGAGATGAATATAACTGACCCTAATAAAATTTTAAATATTTACGATTTAGCTGGAAGAGATGATGTAATCTTTGCCGCTACGGGAATTACCGATGGGGATTTATTGAAAGGTGTCAGATTTATGGGTAATATAGCCTTTACCGAATCGGTGGTGATGCGGGCTCAAACGGGAACTATTAGAACCATTTTTGCCCAACATTGTTTAGATAAAAAACCAAAAGTTTATCAAAATTTAATAGGTTACTAA